The following are encoded in a window of Bdellovibrio svalbardensis genomic DNA:
- a CDS encoding DUF4383 domain-containing protein — MEPEKERLRPRVPKKRPSEEESETMPPEFRKEPEDHIQFETIRKNYAQETSIVLGFSFVIVGLLGFVIPYFLNFHLSYTNNIIHVVTGTLALWFGFDRNITAKRFCYIAGAFYAVLGLLGFVAGTPGIASVANPVEDRFLWRFIPEVLEFGTTDHAIHLLVGITFLLAAIMKFTVKVPKEGY; from the coding sequence ATGGAGCCAGAAAAAGAGCGACTGCGCCCTAGAGTTCCCAAAAAGCGCCCTTCAGAAGAAGAGTCTGAAACAATGCCGCCGGAGTTTCGAAAAGAGCCTGAGGATCATATCCAGTTCGAAACGATCAGAAAGAACTATGCTCAAGAGACATCAATTGTCTTAGGATTCTCATTCGTCATTGTGGGGTTACTGGGTTTTGTAATTCCGTATTTTTTAAACTTCCATCTAAGCTACACTAATAACATCATTCACGTTGTCACCGGGACTCTTGCTTTGTGGTTTGGCTTCGATCGCAACATAACAGCGAAAAGATTTTGTTATATTGCGGGAGCGTTTTACGCAGTCCTAGGGCTATTAGGTTTTGTTGCCGGGACTCCCGGGATCGCTTCAGTAGCCAATCCTGTAGAGGACCGCTTTCTGTGGAGATTTATACCTGAAGTATTGGAATTTGGAACCACCGACCATGCAATTCATTTGTTGGTGGGAATTACATTCTTGCTTGCTGCGATTATGAAGTTCACGGTCAAAGTGCCGAAAGAAGGATATTAA
- a CDS encoding S8 family serine peptidase: MRGLMERASKVVAICLTLVGFNAFAAQPEAVPGEYVVKLKNTYAISSVNILSQQLGAYVKSTIPDQGIVVVKRPVFELTDSVVKTMSQNPLVEIVEPNFIYRINKVPNDPSFGKLWGMQNVGQKDSENKVGVAGVDIGAVQAWDIETGSKNTIVAVIDTGINYNHPDLKDNLWTNDAELNGKAGVDDDNNGIVDDIYGASFVDAAKPTGNNLDDHGHGSHCSGTIGARGDDGKGIVGVAWNVRIMGVKFLSKDGSGSLEGALKAIDYATKMGAKILSNSWGGGGYSETLKQAIQRSNDAGAIFIAAAGNESNNNDSNPTYPATYDVPNVLSVAAVDNRGQIASFSNYGKTKVHVAAPGVNIFSSITGTGYDSWSGTSMATPHVSGMAALLLSHEPNITGLEMKQRIIATSRPLAGIRGKVSAGFVNAYAMLTNTTPQPDPNDPSGWQSMSVSVFSAHPYAGKTNETYEVRVPGAKQVAVHFSTFDTERDYDKVQFYDATGKLVGTMSGKNDDSFGPVVDGEYVKMVFTSDDSVNRNGWDIDKAAYR; this comes from the coding sequence ATGAGAGGGCTTATGGAAAGAGCCTCTAAAGTTGTGGCGATTTGCCTAACTTTGGTTGGATTCAATGCGTTTGCAGCACAACCTGAAGCAGTTCCTGGAGAGTACGTTGTAAAGCTTAAGAATACTTATGCGATCTCTTCTGTAAACATCTTGAGCCAACAACTTGGCGCTTACGTTAAGTCTACAATCCCCGATCAAGGTATCGTCGTAGTTAAACGCCCTGTCTTCGAACTTACAGACAGCGTTGTTAAGACAATGTCGCAAAATCCTTTGGTTGAAATCGTTGAACCAAACTTCATCTATCGCATCAATAAAGTTCCTAATGATCCTTCATTCGGAAAATTGTGGGGCATGCAAAACGTTGGTCAAAAAGACTCTGAAAACAAAGTAGGCGTTGCTGGCGTAGATATCGGTGCGGTTCAAGCATGGGATATCGAAACCGGTTCAAAAAACACAATCGTTGCAGTTATCGATACTGGTATTAACTACAACCATCCAGATCTTAAAGATAATCTTTGGACAAATGATGCTGAGCTAAACGGTAAAGCAGGTGTGGACGATGACAACAACGGTATCGTTGACGACATTTATGGCGCTAGCTTCGTTGATGCAGCTAAACCAACTGGTAATAACTTGGATGATCATGGTCACGGTTCACACTGCTCTGGTACAATCGGCGCACGCGGCGACGATGGCAAAGGTATCGTAGGTGTCGCTTGGAATGTTCGTATCATGGGCGTGAAGTTCTTGAGCAAAGACGGTTCTGGTTCTTTGGAAGGCGCATTGAAAGCAATCGACTACGCAACCAAAATGGGCGCGAAAATTCTTTCGAACTCATGGGGTGGCGGCGGTTACTCTGAAACTTTGAAACAAGCTATCCAACGCTCTAATGATGCTGGCGCGATCTTTATCGCAGCGGCTGGTAACGAATCAAACAACAATGATTCGAACCCAACTTACCCTGCTACATACGACGTGCCTAACGTTCTTTCAGTAGCAGCTGTTGATAACCGTGGGCAAATCGCTTCATTCTCAAACTACGGTAAAACAAAAGTTCACGTAGCAGCTCCTGGAGTGAATATCTTCTCTTCAATCACGGGCACTGGTTATGATTCTTGGTCTGGAACTTCTATGGCGACACCACATGTGTCTGGTATGGCAGCCCTTCTTCTTTCTCATGAGCCAAATATTACTGGCCTTGAAATGAAGCAAAGAATCATCGCGACTTCTCGCCCACTTGCTGGAATTCGTGGAAAAGTTTCTGCTGGATTTGTAAACGCATACGCAATGTTGACGAACACAACTCCACAACCTGATCCAAACGATCCATCTGGATGGCAGTCAATGTCAGTAAGTGTTTTTTCAGCTCACCCATATGCTGGAAAAACAAATGAGACTTATGAAGTTCGTGTTCCGGGTGCGAAACAAGTAGCAGTTCACTTCTCTACTTTCGACACTGAAAGAGACTATGATAAAGTTCAGTTCTATGATGCTACTGGTAAGCTTGTAGGAACTATGAGCGGTAAGAATGATGATTCATTCGGTCCGGTTGTAGATGGCGAATACGTTAAAATGGTATTCACTTCTGACGATTCCGTAAACCGTAACGGTTGGGATATCGACAAAGCGGCTTACAGATAA
- a CDS encoding TIGR02147 family protein, whose translation MEKDVFKFSHYRPYLRARLEAAGARGSKAQVAIIMGVQATYVSQVLQESAHLSLEQAEAANIFFKHTTQEAHYFLLLVQKDRAGTKTLREYFQKQMEDILKSRLVLTERLGKTQQLEDKDRSWYYSSWIPSAVHIATTIPTLRTVERIAEALQVSSEKIVETLEHLEAIGLVRKEGFEFHPGQQEIRLGKDSHYILKHHTNWRLQAMQSLERERLNELHYSGVVSLSTQDVVKIKDLLLESIKNSISVIKESKEEQLFCLTMDFFDLKK comes from the coding sequence ATGGAAAAAGATGTTTTCAAATTTTCACATTATAGACCCTATTTGAGGGCGCGACTTGAGGCCGCCGGGGCTCGTGGCAGCAAGGCACAGGTTGCAATCATCATGGGCGTGCAGGCCACTTATGTGTCGCAAGTACTTCAGGAAAGTGCGCATCTTAGCCTTGAACAGGCAGAGGCTGCGAATATCTTTTTTAAGCATACGACCCAGGAAGCACACTACTTCTTACTATTAGTTCAGAAAGACCGTGCCGGTACGAAAACCTTGCGTGAGTATTTTCAAAAGCAAATGGAAGACATTCTAAAATCACGTTTGGTTCTGACCGAGCGCTTGGGGAAGACTCAACAACTCGAAGATAAAGATCGCAGTTGGTATTATTCCAGTTGGATTCCCTCTGCGGTACACATTGCGACCACAATTCCCACGCTAAGAACGGTCGAAAGAATCGCCGAGGCCCTGCAAGTTTCATCAGAGAAAATAGTTGAAACCCTGGAACATCTTGAAGCGATTGGTTTGGTAAGAAAAGAAGGCTTCGAATTTCATCCTGGCCAACAAGAGATTCGCCTGGGTAAAGATTCGCACTATATTCTTAAGCATCATACCAACTGGCGTCTGCAAGCGATGCAAAGTCTTGAGCGCGAACGTCTGAATGAACTGCACTATTCAGGTGTCGTCAGTCTTTCCACGCAAGACGTAGTGAAAATCAAAGATCTTCTTTTGGAATCGATTAAGAACAGCATTTCTGTGATTAAGGAATCCAAGGAAGAACAACTTTTCTGTCTGACAATGGACTTCTTTGATTTAAAAAAATAG
- a CDS encoding succinate dehydrogenase/fumarate reductase iron-sulfur subunit: MAGKHINLTLKVWRQKGPQDKGGFAEYKANNVSEDASFLEMIDAVNEELISKGDDPIAFDHDCREGICGACGFVIDGEAHGPMKSTTVCQLHMRNFVDGAVLTIEPFRAKAFPVIKDLMVERSAFDRVISAGGYISQNAGNPVDANAILVPKADADEAMSSATCIGCGACVAACKNASAALFTSAKISHMALLPQGQVERKERALRMVAQMDAEGFGSCTTTGACEAACPKDIQLTNISRMNREFFVASTTKRPKHSDGGAG, encoded by the coding sequence ATGGCTGGAAAACATATCAATTTGACTTTGAAAGTTTGGAGACAAAAAGGTCCTCAAGATAAAGGCGGTTTCGCTGAATATAAAGCGAACAACGTTTCTGAAGATGCTTCATTCTTGGAGATGATCGATGCTGTGAACGAAGAGCTTATTTCAAAAGGTGATGACCCTATCGCCTTTGACCACGATTGCCGCGAAGGTATTTGTGGCGCTTGTGGTTTCGTTATCGATGGTGAAGCTCATGGTCCGATGAAATCGACAACAGTGTGCCAATTGCACATGAGAAACTTTGTTGACGGTGCCGTTCTTACAATCGAACCGTTCCGCGCAAAAGCCTTCCCTGTGATTAAAGATTTGATGGTTGAAAGATCTGCTTTTGACCGCGTGATCTCAGCAGGTGGCTATATCTCTCAAAATGCCGGCAATCCTGTTGACGCTAACGCGATTTTGGTTCCGAAGGCGGATGCTGACGAAGCAATGTCTTCTGCAACTTGCATCGGTTGTGGCGCGTGCGTAGCGGCTTGTAAAAATGCCTCTGCAGCGCTCTTCACTTCTGCAAAAATCTCTCATATGGCTTTGCTTCCACAAGGTCAGGTTGAAAGAAAAGAACGTGCTCTTCGCATGGTTGCACAGATGGATGCTGAAGGCTTTGGATCTTGCACAACAACAGGTGCTTGTGAGGCCGCTTGTCCTAAAGACATTCAACTTACGAATATCTCACGCATGAATCGCGAATTCTTCGTCGCTTCGACAACAAAACGTCCGAAGCATTCTGACGGCGGCGCTGGATAG
- a CDS encoding fumarate reductase/succinate dehydrogenase flavoprotein subunit translates to MANKLDSKIPSGPIESKWSDTKFDYKLVNPANKRKHSVIVVGTGLAGASAAASLGELGYKVKAFCVHESPRRAHSVAAQGGINAAKNYQNDGDSTYRLFYDTVKGGDFRAREANVYRLAEVSANIIDQMVAQGVPFAREYGGTLANRSFGGAQVSRTFYARGQTGQQLLLGAYSEMMRQVDAGTVELRYRREMLDVVVIDGKARGIIVRNLLTGEIESHEADAVVIASGGYSNVFFLSTNAMNCAVTAAWKAHKRGAYFANPCYTQIHPTCIPVHGENQSKLTLMSESLRNDGRVWVPKAVGDKRHPNDIPENERDYYLERVYPSFGNLAPRDVASRQAKYRCDEGRGVNETGKAVYLDFADAIKRLGQDKISERYGNLFEMYDKITGQNPYKQPMMIYPAPHYTMGGLWVDYNLETTIPGLFCAGEANFSDHGANRLGASALMQGLADGYFVLPYTLGNYLGGTKLDKVTTTHDAFKAAADGVKTEITKMMNIKGNRTVDSFHKELGNIMWENCGMGRNEAGLKKALQEIPKLKEEFWNNVRIPGDANYLNVELEKAGRVADFIELGELMCRDALERKESCGGHYREEYQVDGEAKRDDENFCHVAAWEYTGDNKPEVRHKEELTFENVHLATRSYK, encoded by the coding sequence ATGGCTAACAAACTAGATAGCAAAATTCCTAGTGGCCCTATTGAGTCGAAATGGTCAGACACTAAGTTTGACTACAAACTGGTAAACCCAGCGAACAAGAGAAAACACTCTGTCATCGTTGTTGGTACCGGCCTTGCGGGTGCTTCGGCAGCTGCTTCACTTGGTGAGCTTGGTTATAAAGTTAAAGCATTTTGCGTGCATGAGTCTCCTCGCCGCGCCCATTCTGTGGCGGCTCAGGGTGGTATTAATGCCGCAAAAAATTATCAAAACGACGGCGACTCTACTTACCGATTGTTTTATGACACAGTAAAAGGCGGAGACTTCCGTGCTCGTGAAGCGAACGTTTACCGTTTGGCTGAAGTGTCAGCGAACATCATCGACCAAATGGTTGCTCAAGGTGTTCCTTTCGCTCGTGAATACGGCGGAACTTTGGCAAATCGTTCTTTCGGTGGAGCGCAGGTTTCCCGTACGTTCTACGCCCGCGGACAAACCGGCCAGCAATTGTTGTTGGGTGCTTACTCTGAAATGATGAGACAAGTTGATGCTGGAACGGTGGAGCTTCGCTATCGCCGCGAGATGCTCGATGTTGTCGTCATCGACGGAAAAGCTCGTGGTATCATCGTGCGCAATCTTTTGACTGGTGAAATTGAATCCCACGAAGCTGATGCAGTTGTAATCGCAAGTGGTGGTTACTCTAACGTGTTCTTCCTTTCTACGAATGCGATGAACTGTGCGGTGACAGCGGCTTGGAAAGCTCACAAACGTGGCGCTTACTTCGCAAATCCTTGTTACACGCAAATCCATCCAACATGCATTCCTGTTCACGGTGAAAACCAATCAAAACTAACTTTGATGTCTGAGTCTCTTCGTAATGACGGACGTGTTTGGGTTCCAAAAGCGGTTGGCGATAAACGTCATCCAAATGACATCCCAGAAAACGAACGCGATTATTATCTAGAGCGCGTTTACCCTTCTTTCGGTAACTTGGCTCCACGTGATGTTGCTTCTCGTCAAGCGAAGTACCGTTGTGATGAAGGCCGTGGCGTGAATGAAACCGGTAAAGCAGTTTACCTTGATTTCGCAGATGCGATTAAACGTTTGGGACAAGATAAGATTTCTGAAAGATACGGAAACTTGTTCGAAATGTACGACAAAATCACAGGTCAAAACCCTTACAAACAACCGATGATGATTTATCCTGCGCCTCACTATACAATGGGTGGCTTGTGGGTAGACTACAATTTGGAAACAACGATTCCAGGATTGTTCTGTGCTGGCGAAGCAAACTTCTCAGATCATGGTGCAAATCGTTTGGGTGCTTCGGCGCTTATGCAAGGTTTGGCAGACGGATATTTTGTCCTTCCATACACATTGGGTAACTACCTTGGTGGAACGAAGCTTGATAAAGTTACGACGACTCACGATGCGTTTAAAGCTGCTGCAGACGGCGTGAAAACTGAGATCACTAAAATGATGAATATCAAAGGTAACCGCACGGTTGACAGCTTCCATAAAGAGCTTGGCAATATCATGTGGGAAAACTGCGGTATGGGTCGTAATGAAGCAGGTCTTAAGAAAGCGTTGCAAGAAATTCCAAAGCTTAAAGAAGAGTTCTGGAATAACGTGCGCATTCCTGGTGATGCTAACTACCTAAACGTTGAGCTTGAAAAAGCCGGCCGCGTGGCTGATTTCATCGAACTTGGTGAGTTGATGTGTCGCGATGCTCTTGAACGTAAAGAGTCTTGTGGTGGTCACTACCGTGAAGAATATCAAGTTGATGGTGAAGCAAAACGTGATGACGAAAACTTCTGTCATGTAGCTGCGTGGGAATACACTGGCGATAACAAACCAGAAGTTCGTCACAAAGAAGAGCTAACTTTCGAAAACGTTCACTTGGCAACTCGTAGCTATAAATAA
- a CDS encoding succinate dehydrogenase cytochrome b subunit, with the protein MSGFLGSTVGKKYLMGITGLIWAGFVLAHMAGNLLIFVSHDAYNSYGHALTSGNIIYVAETVLVLALIVHVYTAISLTISNRTAKDQRYAVSAGGKKKVSLASRTMAIQGSLILVFIILHIITFKYGTYYSTTVKGVEMRDLAKLMAEVFQSPGYVAWYVVCLILLGFHLSHGVGSTFQSLGLMEGTYRNTWKKLSYAYAVIVALGFIAQPTYLFLIAQ; encoded by the coding sequence ATGTCTGGATTTCTCGGTTCTACCGTCGGGAAAAAGTACTTAATGGGGATCACTGGTTTGATTTGGGCGGGCTTTGTGCTGGCTCATATGGCCGGAAATTTACTCATCTTCGTAAGTCACGATGCTTACAATTCATATGGCCACGCACTTACTAGCGGCAACATCATTTACGTTGCTGAAACAGTGCTAGTTTTGGCATTGATTGTTCACGTCTACACTGCGATCTCACTGACGATCAGCAATCGTACGGCTAAAGATCAGCGATATGCTGTGTCTGCGGGCGGAAAGAAAAAAGTTTCTTTGGCTTCACGTACAATGGCGATCCAAGGTTCTTTGATTCTAGTATTTATCATTCTTCACATCATCACATTCAAGTATGGCACTTACTACTCTACGACTGTTAAAGGCGTTGAGATGCGTGACCTTGCGAAGTTGATGGCCGAAGTCTTTCAAAGCCCGGGCTATGTAGCCTGGTATGTTGTCTGCTTGATCCTTCTTGGTTTCCATTTAAGTCACGGTGTGGGATCCACATTCCAATCTTTGGGTTTGATGGAAGGCACTTATCGCAATACTTGGAAAAAACTAAGCTACGCTTATGCAGTTATCGTTGCTTTGGGTTTTATCGCTCAACCTACTTACCTCTTTTTGATTGCTCAATAA
- a CDS encoding electron transfer flavoprotein subunit beta/FixA family protein: MKIFVCIKQVPDTETKIKISPDQTGIEAAGIKWVMNPYDEYAVEEANKLRDANPGSQVWVLSVGPKARVVESLRTALAMGSDEAIVVNAEGLDSFATAKALAEVIKAEGGAKVIFSGKLAIDDNASSVSQMMAEFLGVPHTTVVSKFAFTPESVTVERDIEGGAKEVVQMMTPAVVAANKGLNMPRYASLPGIMKAKKKTIKEIEFASLNIPATDIKVKYSGMTLPAEKPAVKMISGDAAAQASELVKLLRDEAKVL, from the coding sequence ATGAAGATTTTTGTGTGCATCAAGCAGGTGCCTGACACCGAAACAAAGATTAAAATCTCTCCCGACCAAACCGGAATCGAAGCGGCGGGCATTAAGTGGGTTATGAACCCATATGACGAGTATGCAGTTGAGGAAGCTAACAAGCTTCGCGACGCCAACCCAGGATCCCAAGTTTGGGTTTTGAGTGTTGGACCAAAGGCTCGTGTTGTGGAATCTCTTCGCACCGCTTTAGCAATGGGCTCTGATGAAGCCATTGTGGTGAACGCTGAAGGTTTGGACAGTTTTGCAACTGCAAAAGCACTTGCTGAAGTGATCAAAGCTGAAGGTGGCGCAAAAGTAATCTTCTCTGGCAAGCTTGCGATTGATGACAATGCTTCATCCGTCAGCCAAATGATGGCTGAATTCCTGGGTGTTCCGCATACAACTGTGGTTTCTAAGTTTGCATTCACCCCTGAAAGCGTCACTGTAGAACGTGATATCGAGGGCGGAGCAAAAGAAGTTGTACAGATGATGACTCCAGCAGTAGTTGCGGCAAACAAAGGCTTGAATATGCCTCGTTACGCAAGTCTTCCGGGAATCATGAAAGCAAAAAAGAAAACGATCAAAGAGATCGAATTTGCTTCTTTAAACATTCCAGCGACAGACATCAAAGTTAAGTACTCTGGTATGACTCTTCCTGCTGAAAAACCAGCTGTGAAAATGATCTCTGGCGATGCGGCTGCACAAGCTTCTGAGTTGGTTAAACTTCTTCGCGATGAAGCGAAAGTTCTGTAA
- a CDS encoding electron transfer flavoprotein subunit alpha/FixB family protein, with protein MGKVLVFAEHTNGKLKRSSIELIQAAAKSGNTVVAVAFGAHAADVTAAMGHNGANEAHIVKDAALDAYNPESFTANIVAIINKVQPSIVLASASSTGKDLFPRVAARLNTGVASDCTELKISGDNVTAVKPMYSGKAFATVNFENSPIKIVLMRANQLPVEAADTAKTANVVEHAAAATDLKTLIKEIVKGASEKLDLTEANIIVSGGRGLKEAGNFKMLNDLADVLGATVGASRAVVDAGWVGHGMQVGQTGKTVAPTLYIAVGISGAIQHLAGMSGSKVIVAINNDANAPIFQKATYGIVGDAFDIVPKLTEEFKKALHH; from the coding sequence ATGGGTAAAGTATTAGTTTTTGCTGAACACACGAACGGAAAACTCAAACGCAGCTCTATCGAACTTATTCAAGCGGCTGCAAAATCTGGAAACACTGTGGTTGCAGTAGCATTCGGAGCTCACGCTGCGGATGTAACAGCAGCAATGGGTCACAATGGCGCCAACGAAGCTCACATCGTAAAAGATGCAGCTTTGGACGCTTACAATCCAGAATCTTTTACTGCAAACATCGTTGCAATCATCAACAAAGTTCAACCTTCCATCGTGCTTGCGTCTGCTTCTTCTACTGGTAAGGACTTGTTCCCAAGAGTTGCAGCTCGTTTGAACACAGGCGTTGCAAGTGACTGCACAGAGCTAAAGATCTCTGGCGACAATGTTACTGCTGTTAAGCCTATGTATTCTGGCAAAGCATTTGCGACTGTAAACTTTGAAAACAGCCCTATCAAAATCGTTTTGATGCGCGCAAATCAACTTCCAGTTGAAGCTGCTGATACAGCAAAAACTGCAAACGTTGTTGAACATGCCGCTGCCGCAACCGACCTTAAAACTTTGATCAAAGAGATCGTTAAGGGCGCTAGCGAAAAGCTTGATTTGACTGAAGCAAACATCATCGTTTCTGGTGGTCGCGGCTTGAAAGAGGCCGGCAACTTTAAAATGTTGAATGATCTTGCTGACGTATTGGGTGCCACTGTTGGTGCTTCCCGTGCCGTTGTTGACGCTGGTTGGGTAGGACACGGCATGCAAGTTGGACAAACTGGAAAAACAGTTGCTCCTACTTTGTATATCGCTGTTGGTATCTCTGGCGCGATTCAACATTTGGCTGGCATGAGCGGTTCTAAAGTTATCGTTGCTATCAACAACGATGCAAATGCGCCGATCTTCCAAAAAGCCACTTATGGTATCGTTGGTGACGCTTTTGACATTGTTCCTAAATTGACTGAAGAGTTCAAAAAAGCTCTTCACCACTAA
- a CDS encoding lysophospholipid acyltransferase family protein codes for MFRKYILPIIVFIFYRTLSWTWRVRIIEPESLQKSLEDRKPVVLSHWHGDELALISIVKRYNIATIASQSKDGELMSKVLGWLGARTSRGSSSRGGVQALKGLLRLLKDGGNCSFAVDGPKGPLHRVKPGVFELSRMIHGPIYAVGVYCDRAIYFPKSWNKTYLPKPFARVIIYWVGPMDEIKKEVDPRNPDLALELETLLHHARAQALNSIADNDA; via the coding sequence GTGTTTAGAAAATATATCCTTCCGATAATTGTTTTCATTTTTTATCGAACCCTCTCGTGGACGTGGAGGGTTCGAATCATCGAGCCTGAATCTCTTCAAAAATCCCTTGAAGATAGAAAACCTGTTGTTCTTTCTCACTGGCATGGCGATGAGCTTGCGTTGATTTCCATTGTTAAACGCTACAACATCGCCACCATTGCCTCCCAATCCAAAGATGGCGAATTGATGTCCAAAGTACTTGGATGGCTGGGCGCAAGAACCAGTCGTGGCTCTTCATCTCGCGGTGGAGTTCAGGCCCTTAAGGGCTTGTTGCGTTTACTAAAAGACGGGGGAAATTGCAGCTTTGCAGTAGATGGCCCGAAAGGTCCGTTACACAGAGTGAAGCCTGGAGTCTTTGAACTTTCGCGCATGATTCATGGCCCAATTTACGCTGTCGGTGTGTACTGCGATCGCGCTATTTATTTTCCAAAATCTTGGAATAAAACTTACCTGCCGAAGCCCTTCGCTCGAGTGATCATTTATTGGGTTGGCCCCATGGATGAGATCAAAAAAGAGGTCGATCCAAGAAACCCAGACCTTGCTCTAGAGTTAGAGACGCTTTTGCACCACGCACGGGCCCAAGCTCTTAATTCCATTGCCGATAATGATGCCTAG
- a CDS encoding peptidylprolyl isomerase, whose translation MKLVISILMLISATSFAQKSTEVVAQVGNKTITLEDFNKKYNEIRTQTINPPSKQLFLEDMIRYEVGVQEARKRGFEKDPIVQDQYNQVLYKALLEKELGQKVQKIQVSDKEMEAWYKNNPELRTSHILIEYKPGATPAQVAEAQKRATEIFEEVKKSKRPFEELVKLYSDDALSKQVGGDIGWQSRVTLVPNYYDAIQAMKVGEIKGLIETQFGFHIVKLTGRRSFENANKRQIRAAVFDEKRKMLFNEYFEKLKKTYSIKENKSALK comes from the coding sequence ATGAAACTTGTTATCAGCATCTTGATGCTCATCTCGGCGACCTCTTTTGCACAGAAATCCACGGAAGTGGTGGCGCAAGTGGGTAATAAAACAATCACACTTGAGGACTTCAATAAAAAGTACAATGAAATACGTACTCAAACGATCAATCCTCCATCGAAACAACTCTTCCTTGAAGATATGATTCGTTACGAAGTGGGCGTTCAGGAAGCTAGAAAACGTGGCTTCGAGAAGGATCCCATCGTTCAAGACCAATACAATCAGGTTCTTTACAAAGCTCTTCTTGAGAAAGAGCTAGGTCAAAAAGTTCAAAAGATCCAAGTTTCAGACAAAGAAATGGAAGCTTGGTATAAAAACAATCCAGAACTTCGCACCAGCCATATCTTGATCGAATACAAGCCAGGCGCGACGCCAGCCCAAGTCGCAGAAGCACAAAAACGTGCGACTGAAATCTTCGAAGAAGTTAAGAAAAGCAAACGTCCTTTTGAAGAACTTGTTAAATTGTACTCTGACGATGCTCTTTCAAAACAAGTTGGTGGCGACATCGGCTGGCAATCTCGTGTAACGCTTGTTCCGAATTATTACGATGCAATCCAAGCAATGAAAGTCGGTGAAATCAAGGGCCTCATCGAGACTCAGTTTGGCTTCCATATCGTAAAATTGACAGGTCGTAGAAGCTTTGAGAACGCAAATAAGCGCCAAATCAGAGCTGCAGTATTCGATGAAAAGAGAAAAATGCTTTTCAACGAGTACTTTGAGAAGTTGAAAAAGACTTACTCTATTAAAGAAAATAAAAGTGCTCTTAAATAA
- a CDS encoding peptidylprolyl isomerase: MKFLKSPAKTGLFILMTLALAGCPSKYQRLSKKPVEQVNDHVLTTKEFANQLARKLRNFDALAAKDPNNIHRIKEEILRDFLVKSLTLDWARSQSIVVSENALDKEVDKLRANYPDDLSFRRSLAQENLSFSEWREELRYVLIEREVFKKINEKVKNPSDEEIKRYYEDRKDQYKRKERIYIRQVVVDNEAKADAIKVDLKSKDFADIARKFSITPEAKNGGLVGWIEKGTVDYFDPLFNAGSGIQTVKSPFGVHLIKVEKKAPASTAPLEEVKAQIIRALKAQREQAEYVAWLDAQLRSSKVLKDYDLMNSISVDTRGTND, from the coding sequence ATGAAATTTCTTAAGAGCCCCGCAAAAACGGGGCTTTTTATTTTGATGACTCTCGCATTGGCAGGATGTCCTTCCAAATATCAACGTCTTTCCAAAAAGCCGGTTGAACAAGTGAATGATCACGTTTTAACAACGAAGGAATTTGCCAACCAGCTTGCCAGAAAACTTCGCAATTTCGACGCGCTGGCCGCCAAAGACCCGAATAACATTCACCGAATTAAAGAAGAAATTTTGCGCGATTTCCTGGTGAAGAGTCTGACTCTGGATTGGGCAAGATCACAAAGCATCGTCGTTTCGGAAAATGCTCTGGATAAAGAAGTGGATAAGTTGCGAGCAAACTACCCGGATGATCTGTCATTCAGAAGATCCTTGGCTCAAGAAAATCTCTCCTTTTCGGAATGGCGTGAAGAACTTCGTTATGTTCTGATCGAGCGGGAAGTCTTTAAAAAAATTAATGAAAAGGTGAAGAATCCCTCCGACGAGGAGATCAAACGCTATTACGAAGACCGCAAGGATCAGTATAAACGCAAAGAACGCATCTATATTCGTCAGGTTGTTGTAGATAACGAGGCTAAGGCTGACGCCATCAAGGTCGATCTTAAGTCCAAGGACTTTGCCGATATCGCCAGGAAGTTTTCCATCACTCCAGAGGCAAAAAACGGTGGCCTTGTCGGTTGGATTGAAAAAGGGACTGTAGACTACTTTGATCCTCTTTTTAATGCAGGCTCCGGAATCCAAACGGTTAAAAGCCCCTTTGGCGTTCATCTTATCAAGGTCGAAAAGAAGGCCCCTGCTTCAACAGCTCCACTGGAAGAGGTTAAAGCTCAGATCATACGAGCTCTAAAAGCGCAACGCGAGCAGGCAGAATATGTCGCATGGCTTGATGCACAGCTCAGAAGTAGTAAAGTCCTCAAAGACTATGATTTGATGAACTCTATCTCTGTCGACACTCGAGGGACGAATGATTAG